Proteins from one Rosa chinensis cultivar Old Blush chromosome 7, RchiOBHm-V2, whole genome shotgun sequence genomic window:
- the LOC112176861 gene encoding ribosomal protein S19, mitochondrial: MAKRLISIFSRGWAQKLLPTSSTKLDSGKAVTVGLGGQSTAGYSTQVKQESHFYDGAFVDAFLMKMKNNKELLMNKKIWSRRSTILPEFVGCTVRIYNGKTHVRCKITEEKVGHKFGEFAMTRKRRLPMKNAAPLRKANKTGKKK; encoded by the exons ATGGCAAAGCGTCTGATTTCAATCTTCAGCCGTGGTTGGGCTCAAAAACTCCTCCCAACATCCTCCACTAAG CTGGACTCAGGAAAGGCTGTTACTGTGGGACTGGGTGGACAGAGTACAGCAGGTTACAGTACCCAAGTCAAGCAAGA ATCTCATTTTTATGATGGTGCCTTTGTGGATGCATTCCtgatgaaaatgaaaaacaacaaagagcTTCTTATGAATAAGAAAATCTGGTCCCGGAGATCTACTATTTTGCCAGAATTTGTTGGCTGCACTGTTCGCATTTATAATGGAAAAACTCATGTTCGTTGCAAAATCACTGAAGAAAAGGTCGGTCACAAATTTGGAGAATTTGCTATGACACGAAAACGGAGACTTCCAATGAAAAATGCTGCACCACTAAGAAAAGCGAACAAAACTGGCAAGAAAAAGTGA